A single Pseudomonas brassicacearum DNA region contains:
- a CDS encoding WbuC family cupin fold metalloprotein yields MTRPSFLDHALFDDLAEKAAASPRGRQHHNFHEMDEPCHRMAVGLQPSTYIPPHRHLSADKAETLLVLKGRLGVLIFDEAGAVVNKRILQAGGDCLGVDLPAGVYHGLVVLEADSLMFECKAGPYRPVGEGELAHWAPREGEAGVAQYHAWMRAQFD; encoded by the coding sequence ATGACTCGGCCAAGCTTTCTGGATCATGCACTGTTCGATGACTTGGCCGAAAAAGCTGCGGCCAGTCCTCGTGGGCGGCAGCACCATAACTTCCACGAGATGGATGAGCCGTGCCACCGCATGGCGGTGGGCCTGCAGCCTTCGACCTACATCCCGCCGCACCGCCACCTGAGCGCCGACAAGGCGGAAACCTTGCTGGTGCTCAAGGGCCGGTTGGGGGTGTTGATCTTCGATGAAGCCGGTGCGGTGGTTAACAAGCGCATCCTGCAGGCCGGTGGCGACTGCCTCGGCGTCGACCTGCCGGCCGGCGTGTATCACGGATTGGTGGTGCTGGAAGCCGACAGCCTGATGTTTGAATGCAAGGCTGGCCCCTACCGGCCCGTGGGCGAGGGCGAACTGGCCCACTGGGCACCCCGTGAAGGCGAGGCCGGCGTGGCGCAATACCACGCCTGGATGCGCGCCCAGTTCGACTAG